From the genome of Duffyella gerundensis, one region includes:
- the ompW gene encoding outer membrane protein OmpW — protein sequence MKLAALALAMVAAMPIVASAHQEGDFFMRAGSATVRPTEGSDNVMGLGSFDVDNNTQLGLTFTWMATDNIGVELLAATPFRHKVGLAATGTLATVRQLPPTLMAQYYFFDSASKLRPYVGAGINYTTFYDADFNQTGRDAGLSDLSVKDSWGMAGQAGLDYKVDDNWMINASVWYMDIDTEVKFKANGQQQNINMRIDPWVFFFGVGYRF from the coding sequence ATGAAACTGGCAGCCCTTGCATTGGCTATGGTGGCGGCAATGCCGATTGTCGCGAGTGCACATCAGGAAGGTGATTTTTTTATGCGCGCAGGCAGCGCAACCGTAAGGCCAACCGAGGGTTCTGATAACGTCATGGGGCTGGGCTCGTTTGACGTCGATAACAATACGCAGCTTGGCCTGACCTTTACCTGGATGGCCACCGATAATATTGGTGTTGAGCTGCTGGCCGCCACGCCGTTTCGTCATAAGGTCGGCTTAGCCGCTACCGGCACGCTGGCTACCGTTCGTCAGCTGCCGCCGACGTTGATGGCGCAATACTACTTCTTTGACAGCGCCAGCAAGCTGCGTCCATATGTCGGCGCCGGTATTAACTACACCACGTTTTATGACGCTGATTTTAATCAGACCGGACGTGATGCCGGGCTCAGCGATTTAAGCGTCAAAGATTCCTGGGGTATGGCGGGTCAGGCGGGGCTGGATTACAAGGTCGATGATAACTGGATGATCAACGCCTCTGTCTGGTACATGGACATCGATACGGAAGTGAAATTCAAGGCCAACGGACAGCAGCAGAACATCAATATGCGCATCGACCCGTGGGTATTTTTCTTTGGCGTCGGTTACCGCTTCTGA